A genomic stretch from Spiroplasma endosymbiont of Clivina fossor includes:
- a CDS encoding IS1/IS1595 family N-terminal zinc-binding domain-containing protein — MEKIIQELVNTLTDDQFLEFYEKVKQQAELIKKQKRLNEIDQKFRAQGIKCPKCESYHCVKNGHNSEGKQKYLCKNCRASFDAFRNHFIYWSHLNYEQWNLLIQISLLGQSSKTISRFIKTTLKTAWYNRQKLMKSKQLENTQLKFKKLSGKIQIDETFIKEIHKGNFKYKTDPRRIHLDPFATNTKCCIQMAIDNNNNIYVKSTNTKRLQKQWVIENMNKGLINENSIITSDMQKLYFLVAKQTNSTLCVTKTTINPEASYRNLNKISKLQSSLKEALIHYHGLGFTNIQNYLNLWKWKYQHKGLTPNQQTAVLYFNV, encoded by the coding sequence ATGGAAAAAATAATTCAAGAACTAGTAAATACTTTAACAGATGATCAATTTTTAGAATTTTATGAAAAAGTCAAACAACAAGCAGAATTAATAAAAAAACAAAAACGTTTAAATGAAATTGATCAAAAATTTAGAGCGCAAGGTATTAAATGCCCTAAATGTGAATCTTACCATTGCGTTAAAAATGGACATAATTCAGAAGGAAAACAAAAATATTTATGTAAAAATTGCCGTGCAAGTTTTGACGCTTTTCGTAATCATTTTATTTATTGAAGTCATTTAAATTATGAACAATGAAATTTATTGATTCAAATTTCATTGCTGGGGCAATCTAGTAAAACAATTTCTCGTTTTATTAAAACTACATTAAAAACTGCTTGATATAATCGTCAAAAATTAATGAAATCAAAACAATTAGAAAATACCCAATTAAAATTTAAAAAATTATCTGGTAAAATCCAAATCGATGAAACATTTATTAAAGAAATCCATAAAGGAAATTTCAAATATAAAACTGATCCACGAAGAATTCACCTTGACCCATTCGCAACTAATACTAAATGCTGTATTCAAATGGCAATTGATAATAATAACAATATTTATGTTAAATCCACAAACACCAAACGTTTACAAAAACAATGAGTTATTGAAAATATGAACAAAGGATTAATTAACGAAAATTCAATTATTACTTCTGATATGCAAAAATTATATTTTTTAGTAGCAAAACAAACAAATTCTACTTTATGTGTAACTAAAACAACAATTAATCCTGAAGCTAGTTATCGTAACTTAAATAAAATCAGTAAATTACAATCTAGTCTTAAAGAAGCCTTAATTCATTATCATGGTTTAGGTTTTACTAATATTCAAAATTATTTAAATCTCTGAAAATGAAAATACCAACATAAGGGTTTAACTCCAAACCAACAAACAGCGGTATTATATTTTAATGTATAA
- a CDS encoding transposase family protein produces MLFSGKKRQHSLKSQIIIDLFNNKIISVDFCYGSTHDYKLFLKSNTLINPKLELIADSGYQGLQNVHKNTLLPIKKSKNNF; encoded by the coding sequence TTATTATTTTCTGGTAAGAAAAGGCAACATTCATTAAAATCGCAAATAATTATTGATTTATTTAACAATAAAATTATTTCAGTAGATTTTTGTTATGGCAGTACTCATGATTATAAGTTATTTTTAAAATCAAATACACTTATAAATCCAAAATTAGAATTAATTGCCGATTCAGGATATCAAGGTTTGCAAAATGTTCATAAAAATACATTATTGCCAATTAAAAAGAGTAAAAATAATTTTTAA
- a CDS encoding transposase family protein, which translates to MLDKYKDENEFYSLIGIKYKTFMKMVEILKEGEAKQKQIGGRPNKLSIEQRLLMTLEYWKEYSTYRIIAKKYNISHVSCIRNIFWVENTLIKNSHFHIPGKKILLENKGTTNNLLAIDATEIPIERIKKN; encoded by the coding sequence ATGTTAGATAAATACAAAGACGAAAACGAATTTTATAGTTTAATAGGCATAAAATATAAAACTTTCATGAAAATGGTAGAAATTTTAAAAGAAGGTGAAGCTAAACAAAAACAAATTGGTGGTAGACCAAATAAATTATCAATAGAGCAAAGATTACTTATGACTTTAGAATACTGAAAAGAATATAGTACATATCGTATTATTGCAAAAAAATATAATATTAGTCATGTTAGTTGTATTCGTAATATCTTTTGAGTTGAAAATACTCTAATAAAAAATAGTCACTTTCATATACCTGGCAAAAAGATATTATTAGAAAATAAGGGTACTACTAATAATTTATTAGCAATTGATGCTACAGAAATTCCAATTGAAAGAATTAAAAAAAACTAA
- a CDS encoding transposase, with amino-acid sequence MKSKQLENTQLKFKKLSGKIQIDETFIKEIHKGNFKYKTDPRRIHLDPFATNTKCCIQMAIDNNNNIYVKSTNTKRLQKQWVIENMNKELINENSIITSDMQKLYFLVAKQTNSTLCVTKTTINPEASYRNLNKISKLQSSLKEALIHYHGLGFTNIQNYLNLWKWKYQHKGLTPNQQTAVLYFNV; translated from the coding sequence ATGAAATCAAAACAATTAGAAAATACCCAATTAAAATTTAAAAAATTATCTGGTAAAATCCAAATCGATGAAACATTCATTAAAGAAATCCATAAAGGAAATTTCAAATATAAAACTGATCCACGAAGAATTCACCTTGACCCATTCGCAACTAATACTAAATGCTGTATTCAAATGGCAATTGATAATAATAACAATATTTATGTTAAATCCACAAACACCAAACGTTTACAAAAACAATGAGTTATTGAAAATATGAACAAAGAATTAATTAACGAAAATTCAATTATTACTTCTGATATGCAAAAATTATATTTTTTAGTAGCAAAACAAACAAATTCTACTTTATGTGTAACTAAAACAACAATTAATCCTGAAGCTAGTTATCGTAACTTAAATAAAATCAGTAAATTACAATCTAGTCTTAAAGAAGCCTTAATTCATTATCATGGTTTAGGTTTTACTAATATTCAAAATTATTTAAATCTCTGAAAATGAAAATACCAACATAAGGGTTTAACTCCAAACCAACAAACAGCGGTATTATATTTTAATGTATAA
- a CDS encoding transposase family protein gives MKTQVIIEKDSKKIISSDFSYGKNHDFKILKDSKIKFLPETTVLVDLGYQGIQKINHNVLIPKRKSKKNPLNKEEKQNNERISKMRIVIENVFAILKKFKIISEKYRNRRKRFALRFNLIASIYNLQLLV, from the coding sequence ATAAAAACACAAGTTATAATTGAAAAAGATAGTAAAAAAATTATTAGTTCTGATTTTTCTTATGGTAAAAACCATGACTTTAAAATTTTAAAAGATTCAAAAATTAAATTTTTACCAGAAACAACTGTTTTAGTGGATTTAGGTTATCAAGGCATACAAAAAATTAATCATAATGTTTTAATTCCTAAAAGAAAATCAAAGAAAAACCCTTTAAATAAAGAAGAAAAGCAAAATAATGAGCGAATTTCAAAAATGAGAATTGTTATTGAAAATGTTTTTGCTATACTTAAAAAATTTAAAATTATTAGTGAAAAATATCGAAATCGTAGAAAAAGATTTGCTTTAAGATTTAATTTAATAGCTTCAATTTATAATTTACAACTATTAGTTTAA
- a CDS encoding transposase family protein: MKFKKNNQISDKNFLRLTGIKHTTFNKMLEILKIEELKKRFRRGRTNKLSLENRILMTLEYWREYRTYFHIAKSYDISESSCYRNIKWIEDTLIKHPNFQQLTGQKSLLKDYFKDKTVIIDVTESQIQRPKKDKNSTTQEKRKNTQ; encoded by the coding sequence ATGAAATTTAAAAAAAATAATCAAATAAGTGATAAAAATTTTTTAAGATTAACTGGTATTAAACATACTACTTTTAATAAAATGCTAGAAATTTTAAAAATAGAAGAATTAAAAAAGAGATTTCGTCGCGGAAGAACCAATAAATTATCATTAGAAAATCGTATTTTAATGACTTTAGAATATTGAAGAGAATATAGAACTTATTTTCATATTGCAAAAAGTTATGATATTAGTGAAAGTAGTTGTTATAGAAATATCAAATGAATTGAAGACACTTTAATAAAACACCCTAATTTTCAACAACTTACTGGTCAAAAATCACTATTAAAAGATTATTTCAAAGATAAGACTGTTATAATTGATGTAACTGAAAGCCAAATCCAACGCCCAAAAAAAGACAAAAACAGCACTACTCAGGAAAAAAGAAAAAACACACAATAA
- a CDS encoding YfcC family protein, protein MKKWFKFKMPMAFTILFLIIVILVFLSWIPAVAKTPAGIIDIFWVPMESFTNKGRASIIIFVLILGAFINVMMKTQALDALIGKLISNLKNKELWLIPILMIFFSVSGTTYGMAEETLGFYALILPIILVAGFDAFTGLLIILLGAGIGVLGSIINPFLIGTAVQAAINGGIVGELAVTTGIIWRVIIWIVMTAVAIGFVMFYAYRVKKDKHNSVVFLMHSEHQKIFKKSILEVPLTKRRIVSLILFALAFVVMIFYLIAWNEFGISIFKEFGKIINTEVPYITKFIPGVGVGGLLEVSSFFLIATIIIGFVNWKSEQMLVNDILQGSSGILSVCLVNALAGGITVILQRTGMQEIMIAGIKNSIVNLPQWVIPLILYFLFIPLSFLIPSASGFATAVFSIIAPALGAGLTSGAITSFSLASGIVNLVTPTSGVVMGAIALSHISYGSLLKGVWLLLIVIMVLSIVFLVIGSLIGQPTF, encoded by the coding sequence ATGAAAAAGTGATTTAAATTTAAAATGCCAATGGCATTTACCATTTTATTTTTAATTATTGTTATTTTAGTTTTTTTATCTTGAATTCCAGCGGTTGCTAAAACGCCAGCAGGAATTATTGATATTTTTTGAGTTCCGATGGAAAGTTTTACTAATAAAGGTCGGGCATCAATTATTATCTTTGTATTAATTTTAGGAGCGTTTATTAATGTGATGATGAAAACTCAAGCTTTAGATGCTTTGATTGGTAAATTAATTTCTAATTTAAAAAATAAGGAGTTGTGGTTAATTCCTATTTTAATGATTTTCTTTTCTGTTTCAGGAACAACATATGGGATGGCGGAAGAGACATTAGGATTTTATGCTTTAATTTTACCAATTATTTTAGTTGCGGGATTTGATGCTTTTACGGGATTATTAATTATTTTGTTAGGAGCTGGGATTGGTGTTTTAGGTTCAATTATTAATCCATTTTTAATTGGTACGGCTGTTCAGGCTGCAATTAATGGTGGAATTGTTGGTGAGTTAGCAGTAACTACAGGAATAATTTGAAGAGTTATAATTTGAATTGTAATGACAGCGGTGGCGATTGGTTTTGTAATGTTTTATGCTTATCGTGTTAAAAAAGATAAGCATAATTCAGTTGTTTTTTTAATGCATAGTGAGCATCAAAAAATTTTTAAAAAATCAATTTTGGAAGTGCCATTGACAAAGCGAAGGATTGTTTCATTGATCTTATTTGCTTTAGCATTTGTAGTAATGATTTTTTATTTAATTGCTTGAAATGAATTTGGCATTAGTATTTTTAAAGAATTTGGAAAAATAATTAATACTGAAGTGCCATATATAACCAAATTTATTCCGGGGGTTGGTGTAGGCGGTTTATTAGAAGTTTCTTCGTTCTTTTTAATTGCGACAATTATTATTGGTTTTGTTAATTGAAAATCAGAACAAATGTTAGTTAATGATATTTTACAAGGAAGCTCTGGTATTTTATCTGTTTGTTTAGTAAATGCATTAGCTGGTGGAATTACAGTAATTTTACAACGCACAGGAATGCAAGAAATTATGATTGCGGGAATTAAAAATAGTATTGTTAATTTACCACAATGAGTTATTCCTTTAATTTTATATTTTTTATTTATTCCTTTATCATTTTTAATTCCTTCTGCTAGTGGTTTTGCAACAGCAGTTTTTAGTATTATTGCGCCTGCATTAGGTGCTGGTTTAACATCAGGAGCAATTACTAGTTTTAGTCTAGCATCAGGAATTGTTAATTTAGTAACCCCAACTTCTGGTGTTGTTATGGGAGCTATTGCTCTTTCACATATTTCATATGGTTCATTATTAAAAGGAGTTTGGCTTTTGTTAATAGTTATTATGGTATTATCAATAGTATTTTTAGTAATTGGTTCATTAATTGGGCAACCAACATTTTAA
- the rpmA gene encoding 50S ribosomal protein L27, which yields MRFKLDIQFFATKKGGGSTRNGRESHSKRLGAKLSDGQLAKTGMIIYRQRGTKIHPGNSVGRGGDDTLFSLIKGVVKYERYGKKRTKVSVYKK from the coding sequence ATGAGATTTAAGTTAGATATTCAATTCTTTGCCACTAAAAAAGGTGGTGGTTCTACTCGTAATGGTCGTGAATCACATTCTAAACGATTAGGTGCTAAGTTAAGTGATGGACAATTAGCGAAGACGGGGATGATTATTTATCGTCAAAGGGGAACTAAGATTCATCCTGGAAATAGTGTTGGTCGTGGTGGCGATGATACTTTGTTTTCTTTAATTAAGGGTGTTGTTAAATATGAGCGCTATGGTAAAAAGAGAACGAAAGTTTCAGTTTATAAAAAATAG
- a CDS encoding ribosomal-processing cysteine protease Prp has translation MVRVQIQRQQNNYYQVIVSGHSGFKVKGQDIVCSAISAVVFGTLNALDRQCQDSITISVKVDIIIKVLEVQAVNQIVLNTMVYQLQTIAEQYPQNIEIKEI, from the coding sequence ATGGTTCGGGTTCAGATTCAAAGACAGCAAAATAATTATTATCAAGTAATTGTTAGTGGTCATTCTGGTTTTAAAGTAAAGGGTCAAGATATTGTTTGTAGTGCGATTAGTGCTGTTGTTTTTGGAACTTTAAATGCATTAGATCGGCAATGTCAGGATAGTATTACTATTTCGGTTAAGGTTGATATTATTATTAAGGTTTTAGAAGTGCAAGCTGTTAATCAAATTGTGTTGAATACAATGGTTTATCAGTTACAAACTATTGCTGAGCAATATCCACAAAATATAGAAATTAAGGAGATATAA
- a CDS encoding IS1/IS1595 family N-terminal zinc-binding domain-containing protein, which produces MKLIKNLERTVFKCPKCESYHCVKNGHNSEGKQKYLCKNCRASFDAFRNHFIYWSHLNYEQWNLLIQISLLGQSSKTISRFIKTTLKTAWYNRQKLMKSKQLENTQLKFKKLSGKIQIDETFIKEIHKGNFKYKTDPRRIHLDPFATNTKCCIQMAIDNNNNIYVKSTNTKRLQKQWVIENMNKELINENSIITSDMQKLYFLVAKQTNSTLCVTKTTINPEASYRNLNKISKLQSSLKEALIHYHGLGFTNIQNYLNLWKWKYQHKGLTPNQQTAVLYFNV; this is translated from the coding sequence ATGAAATTGATCAAAAATTTAGAGCGCACGGTATTTAAATGCCCTAAATGTGAATCTTACCATTGCGTTAAAAATGGACATAATTCAGAAGGAAAACAAAAATATTTATGTAAAAATTGCCGTGCAAGTTTTGACGCTTTTCGTAATCATTTTATTTATTGAAGTCATTTAAATTATGAACAATGAAATTTATTGATTCAAATTTCATTGCTGGGGCAATCTAGTAAAACAATTTCTCGTTTTATTAAAACTACATTAAAAACTGCTTGATATAATCGTCAAAAATTAATGAAATCAAAACAATTAGAAAATACCCAATTAAAATTTAAAAAATTATCTGGTAAAATCCAAATCGATGAAACATTTATTAAAGAAATCCATAAAGGAAATTTCAAATATAAAACTGATCCACGAAGAATTCACCTTGACCCATTCGCAACTAATACTAAATGCTGTATTCAAATGGCAATTGATAATAATAACAATATTTATGTTAAATCCACAAACACCAAACGTTTACAAAAACAATGAGTTATTGAAAATATGAACAAAGAATTAATTAACGAAAATTCAATTATTACTTCTGATATGCAAAAATTATATTTTTTAGTAGCAAAACAAACAAATTCTACTTTATGTGTAACTAAAACAACAATTAATCCTGAAGCTAGTTATCGTAACTTAAATAAAATCAGTAAATTACAATCTAGTCTTAAAGAAGCCTTAATTCATTATCATGGTTTAGGTTTTACTAATATTCAAAATTATTTAAATCTCTGAAAATGAAAATACCAACATAAGGGTTTAACTCCAAACCAACAAACAGCGGTATTATATTTTAATGTATAA
- a CDS encoding AbgT family transporter has translation MEENINRRQRTWKKVSRGVNKGINKSLNGIEWLGNKLPKPFYLFIYLIIILMLVSLILSYALPAGVVLEKFYDRNTNKVVDEYQLKFFNLIGRDGIVWWLKNFISNFMGLATTGIVLLTTVFVGVADKSGFIDVSLRKVGSSLPKVILTPACIFLGCISSLAADAGYLILIPLAGTLYYRIGRHPLTGMAAVFAGVAGGFATSLIPGSVEFIMASLTNDFLGKGSAYQVNPLSTYYFTLLLLFVFTLIGWFITEKVVDKRIIAHYPIAKRDDLQVNKNFHLDDQQRKAMWFVLGFVIIYIIGILLMTFIPQAPFNGFINNITNITPNKKLEPKDYQLTTHLVLIIGFLFLGIGITYGFAAKTFKTKDDIVNALVIGFKKTAPSLILFLVMTQFIAGFAQSGIDIALGYYIGSAINFNSTTLTLFVFILIVTIINLFIGSMSVKWGILGPIFVMALLKSQIHPAAAIAAYRVGDASTNMISPLMPYFPLIIIWAKEWIQPKQKEKFEIGSMMSIMFPYSLSFLLMGTIIFLLWSVTGLPVGVDGPIYIDIVSSDNIVKSIILPRNLIYTMQSSLLNRC, from the coding sequence ATGGAAGAAAATATAAATAGGCGGCAAAGGACTTGAAAAAAAGTTAGTAGAGGTGTTAATAAAGGAATTAATAAATCATTAAATGGTATTGAATGATTAGGAAATAAATTACCAAAACCATTTTATTTATTTATTTATTTGATTATTATTTTAATGTTAGTATCATTAATATTAAGTTATGCTTTACCTGCTGGTGTTGTTTTAGAAAAATTTTATGATCGTAATACCAATAAAGTAGTTGATGAATATCAACTAAAGTTTTTTAATCTTATTGGTCGTGATGGTATTGTATGATGATTAAAAAACTTTATTAGTAATTTTATGGGATTAGCAACAACGGGAATTGTATTGTTAACAACAGTGTTTGTTGGTGTGGCTGATAAATCAGGCTTTATTGATGTTTCTTTAAGAAAAGTTGGTTCTAGTTTACCAAAAGTAATTTTAACTCCGGCTTGCATTTTTCTAGGATGTATTTCATCATTAGCGGCTGATGCTGGTTATTTAATTTTAATTCCGTTAGCAGGGACATTATATTATCGTATCGGTAGGCATCCTTTAACAGGAATGGCGGCAGTATTTGCTGGTGTTGCTGGTGGATTTGCAACATCACTTATTCCGGGAAGTGTTGAGTTTATAATGGCTTCATTAACAAATGATTTTTTAGGTAAGGGTTCTGCTTATCAAGTAAATCCATTATCAACTTATTATTTTACATTATTACTTTTATTTGTGTTTACATTAATTGGTTGATTTATTACTGAAAAAGTTGTTGATAAAAGAATTATTGCTCATTATCCGATTGCCAAAAGAGATGATTTGCAAGTTAATAAAAATTTTCATTTAGATGATCAACAGCGAAAAGCAATGTGATTTGTTTTAGGGTTTGTGATTATTTATATTATTGGAATATTATTAATGACTTTTATTCCCCAAGCACCATTTAATGGTTTTATTAATAATATTACTAATATTACTCCTAATAAAAAATTAGAACCGAAAGACTATCAATTAACGACACACTTAGTATTAATTATTGGGTTTTTATTTTTAGGTATTGGAATAACTTATGGTTTTGCTGCCAAGACATTTAAAACTAAAGATGATATTGTTAATGCTTTAGTTATTGGATTTAAAAAAACTGCTCCAAGTTTAATTTTATTTTTAGTTATGACACAGTTTATTGCTGGTTTTGCGCAATCAGGAATTGATATTGCTTTAGGATATTATATTGGTTCGGCAATTAACTTTAATAGTACAACATTAACTTTATTTGTTTTTATTTTAATTGTAACAATTATTAATTTATTTATTGGTTCAATGTCTGTTAAATGAGGGATTTTGGGGCCAATATTTGTAATGGCTTTATTAAAGTCGCAAATTCATCCAGCAGCCGCAATTGCTGCTTATCGTGTTGGTGATGCTTCAACAAATATGATTTCACCACTAATGCCATACTTTCCTTTAATAATTATTTGAGCGAAAGAATGAATTCAACCAAAACAAAAAGAGAAATTTGAAATTGGTTCAATGATGTCAATCATGTTTCCATATTCACTGTCTTTCTTATTAATGGGAACAATTATTTTTCTCCTTTGAAGTGTTACTGGACTTCCTGTTGGTGTTGATGGTCCAATTTATATTGATATTGTTAGTAGTGATAATATCGTTAAATCAATTATATTACCAAGAAATTTAATTTATACTATGCAGTCATCATTATTAAACAGATGTTAA
- a CDS encoding Sapep family Mn(2+)-dependent dipeptidase, which translates to MESDINEQRFNDLFQTSLEAIKAIIKVPSFSKGEVNEQYPYGKNVHQVLEDVIDLGKKLGFKTKLGTQNRYGYIEYGAGKELIGILCHLDVVSPGDLSKWEFPPFEPTIKNDILYGRGVIDDKGPAIINLFALKYLVDEGFIPQKRIRLIFGITEETTWDSIKHYMNNEEKPKFAYTPDGYFPLVYAEKTILNLKIIEKNPQQDFTINGGAAYNVTCDQAEYRGSQLETLIMVLEQNKFLYKKQDNKVIVLGKAVHGSKPQEGINAGLQLVMALATINNDSKLVMWIAQQLRLDPNPQCY; encoded by the coding sequence ATGGAATCAGATATTAATGAGCAGCGGTTTAATGATTTGTTTCAAACTTCTTTGGAAGCAATTAAAGCAATAATTAAAGTACCTTCATTTAGTAAGGGTGAAGTTAATGAACAATATCCTTATGGAAAAAATGTTCATCAAGTATTAGAGGATGTTATTGATTTAGGTAAAAAACTTGGTTTTAAAACTAAATTAGGAACACAAAATCGTTATGGATATATTGAGTATGGTGCTGGTAAAGAATTAATTGGGATTTTATGTCATCTTGATGTTGTTTCCCCAGGTGATTTATCAAAGTGAGAATTTCCTCCTTTTGAACCAACTATTAAAAATGATATTCTTTATGGTCGGGGAGTTATTGATGATAAAGGACCGGCGATTATAAATTTATTTGCTTTAAAATATTTAGTTGATGAAGGTTTTATTCCTCAAAAAAGAATTCGGTTAATTTTTGGTATTACCGAAGAAACAACATGAGATTCAATTAAGCATTATATGAATAATGAAGAAAAACCAAAATTTGCATATACTCCGGATGGTTATTTTCCACTTGTATATGCTGAAAAAACGATTTTAAATTTAAAAATTATTGAAAAAAATCCGCAACAAGATTTTACAATAAATGGTGGTGCAGCTTATAATGTTACTTGTGATCAAGCAGAATATCGTGGTTCACAATTAGAAACATTAATTATGGTATTAGAACAAAATAAGTTTTTATATAAAAAACAAGATAATAAGGTTATTGTTTTAGGAAAAGCTGTTCATGGCTCAAAACCACAAGAGGGAATAAATGCAGGATTACAATTAGTAATGGCGTTAGCAACAATTAATAATGATAGTAAATTAGTCATGTGAATTGCACAACAATTAAGATTAGACCCCAATCCCCAATGCTATTAA
- a CDS encoding IS1/IS1595 family N-terminal zinc-binding domain-containing protein, which translates to MEKIIQELVNTLTDDQFLEFYEKVKQQAELIKKQKRLNEIDQKFRAQGIKCPKCESYHCVKNGHNSEGKQKYLCKNCRASFDAFRNHFIYWSHLNYEQWNLLIQISLLGQSSKTISRFIKTTLKTAWYNRQKLMKSKQLENTQLKFKKLSGKIQIDETFIKEIHKGNFKYKTDPRRIHLDPFATNTKCCIQMAIDNNNNIYVKSTNIKRLQKQWVIENMNKELINENSIITSDMQKLYFLVAKQTNSTLCVTKTTINSEASYRNLNKISKLQSSLKEALIHYHGLGFTNIQNYLNLWKWKYQHKGLTPNQQTAVLYFNV; encoded by the coding sequence ATGGAAAAAATAATTCAAGAACTAGTAAATACTTTAACAGATGATCAATTTTTAGAATTTTATGAAAAAGTCAAACAACAAGCAGAATTAATAAAAAAACAAAAACGGTTAAATGAAATTGATCAAAAATTTAGAGCGCAAGGTATTAAATGCCCTAAATGTGAATCTTACCATTGCGTTAAAAATGGACATAATTCAGAAGGAAAACAAAAATATTTATGTAAAAATTGCCGTGCAAGTTTTGACGCTTTTCGTAATCATTTTATTTATTGAAGTCATTTAAATTATGAACAATGAAATTTATTGATTCAAATTTCATTGCTGGGGCAATCTAGTAAAACAATTTCTCGTTTTATTAAAACTACATTAAAAACTGCTTGATATAATCGTCAAAAATTAATGAAATCAAAACAATTAGAAAATACCCAATTAAAATTTAAAAAATTATCTGGTAAAATCCAAATCGATGAAACATTTATTAAAGAAATCCATAAAGGAAATTTCAAATATAAAACTGATCCACGAAGAATTCACCTTGACCCATTCGCAACTAATACTAAATGCTGTATTCAAATGGCAATTGATAATAATAACAATATTTATGTTAAATCCACAAACATCAAACGTTTACAAAAACAATGAGTTATTGAAAATATGAACAAAGAATTAATTAACGAAAATTCAATTATTACTTCTGATATGCAAAAATTATATTTTTTAGTAGCAAAACAAACAAATTCTACTTTATGTGTAACTAAAACAACAATTAATTCTGAAGCTAGTTATCGTAACTTAAATAAAATCAGTAAATTACAATCTAGTCTTAAAGAAGCCTTAATTCATTATCATGGTTTAGGTTTTACTAATATTCAAAATTATTTAAATCTCTGAAAATGAAAATACCAACATAAGGGTTTAACTCCAAACCAACAAACAGCGGTATTATATTTTAATGTATAA
- a CDS encoding IS3 family transposase, which yields MLLIYKNKYSIKVLCKILNVNRTNYYKQRFNNKNDFKEINIIKKIFEKHKKCYGYRRLKIAIEKETGWIINHKKLLKLMKN from the coding sequence ATTTTATTAATTTATAAAAATAAATACTCAATAAAAGTATTATGTAAAATTCTTAATGTTAATCGTACTAATTATTATAAACAAAGATTTAATAATAAAAATGATTTTAAAGAAATAAATATTATTAAAAAAATTTTTGAAAAGCATAAGAAATGTTACGGGTATAGGAGACTAAAAATTGCTATTGAGAAGGAAACTGGATGAATTATTAATCATAAAAAATTATTAAAATTAATGAAAAATTAA